In one Desulfatiglans sp. genomic region, the following are encoded:
- a CDS encoding mRNA-degrading endonuclease, with protein sequence MGTYVPKKGDFITVSFDPQSGHEQKGRRPALVVSNTLFNQRTGLAIVCPLTTTDRSYPFHVAVTGEPHMTGFVMVEQVKSIDYIARQAKTVGRASNDLLDNVLSILDACIY encoded by the coding sequence GTGGGAACATATGTTCCGAAAAAGGGAGACTTCATCACTGTCAGTTTTGATCCCCAGTCCGGTCATGAACAGAAAGGGCGGCGTCCTGCACTCGTTGTGAGCAATACCCTGTTTAATCAGCGGACAGGCCTTGCCATTGTCTGTCCCCTGACTACCACCGATCGAAGCTACCCTTTTCATGTAGCGGTCACAGGAGAACCACATATGACTGGATTTGTTATGGTAGAGCAGGTCAAGTCCATTGATTACATTGCACGTCAAGCCAAGACTGTCGGAAGGGCTTCTAATGATCTGCTTGACAATGTCTTGTCGATACTTGATGCCTGCATCTATTAA
- a CDS encoding AbrB/MazE/SpoVT family DNA-binding domain-containing protein, with protein MVTKIQKWGNSQGLRLAKQVLEDAHISIGDDVDVTAKDGIIVVAPVRKVRGKCSLQELVSRIPKNRKAEEIDWGQPVGKEAW; from the coding sequence ATGGTAACTAAAATCCAAAAGTGGGGAAACAGTCAGGGTCTACGCCTGGCTAAACAGGTGCTTGAAGATGCTCATATATCGATTGGCGACGACGTTGACGTAACAGCGAAGGACGGCATCATAGTTGTGGCGCCGGTAAGAAAGGTTCGCGGTAAATGTAGCTTGCAGGAACTGGTGTCGCGTATACCTAAAAATCGCAAGGCTGAGGAAATCGACTGGGGCCAGCCAGTTGGTAAGGAGGCCTGGTAG
- a CDS encoding pyridoxamine 5'-phosphate oxidase family protein encodes MSIEEYTKFANENPMCYLATVEGDQPRVRAVGMWYADETGFWFQAQSVKALYKQIEKNSKVEVYFTMPNFSKVMRVSGKMKIIEDMEIKKKCIAERPFLKTMGITEPDNPLLAVFHLYTGEAYFWTMADSMKEASIPRAKF; translated from the coding sequence ATGAGTATCGAGGAATATACCAAATTCGCAAATGAAAATCCTATGTGTTATCTTGCAACTGTTGAGGGTGACCAGCCAAGGGTGAGGGCAGTGGGCATGTGGTATGCTGATGAAACAGGTTTCTGGTTTCAGGCCCAGTCTGTAAAGGCGCTCTATAAACAGATAGAGAAAAACAGTAAAGTTGAGGTCTATTTCACAATGCCAAATTTCAGCAAGGTAATGAGGGTTTCCGGCAAGATGAAGATCATTGAGGATATGGAGATTAAGAAAAAATGCATAGCCGAAAGGCCATTTCTTAAGACCATGGGCATTACCGAGCCAGATAATCCACTTCTTGCGGTCTTTCATCTCTATACCGGTGAGGCATACTTCTGGACAATGGCCGACAGCATGAAGGAGGCATCCATACCAAGGGCAAAGTTCTAG
- the dctP gene encoding TRAP transporter substrate-binding protein DctP, whose product MISKNLLFRLSSFIFLMILIDSAFFISHAEAQKAKVIRLVVPAAAGDPLTIKDEELAKRFNERVNGRYRIQVFPGESLARIPEYFDAVRVGAIEMADVAWGIYSGSDPRLSLIETPFLFNSIEAGMAATKELLPLHDKILQERFNAKALGLMHFSGIELIMRKPVTRLEEWKGRMIGAISPAMSRMIKDLGGSPVTVMWTDLYTSLQKGVIDGTANGIHGSIENGLLDVCSDVTYFFGAAAWNGYTINLNLWNSMPPDVQKILIEETEKAVDWMHNKLLEYEKEDMQTFIKGGKKIHIISKEERDRWRERLLPYQKQQIESMGEFGKRVKEIADDVNSRYPYQVKTISVE is encoded by the coding sequence ATGATCAGTAAAAACCTTCTGTTCCGACTCTCTTCTTTTATCTTCCTCATGATCCTGATTGACTCAGCCTTTTTCATTTCACATGCAGAGGCGCAAAAGGCCAAAGTTATAAGGCTGGTGGTGCCTGCCGCAGCCGGTGATCCGCTTACTATCAAGGATGAGGAGCTGGCAAAAAGATTCAATGAACGTGTAAATGGCCGTTACAGGATACAGGTTTTTCCGGGTGAATCACTTGCACGCATACCAGAATACTTTGATGCAGTACGGGTCGGGGCCATAGAGATGGCCGATGTGGCGTGGGGCATATATTCAGGCTCTGACCCCAGGCTCTCCCTCATAGAGACCCCCTTTCTCTTTAACAGCATAGAGGCGGGCATGGCAGCGACAAAAGAGCTCCTTCCCCTTCACGATAAAATACTCCAGGAAAGGTTTAATGCAAAGGCGCTGGGGCTTATGCATTTTAGCGGTATTGAACTGATTATGCGCAAACCAGTAACAAGGCTTGAAGAGTGGAAGGGAAGAATGATTGGGGCCATAAGCCCTGCCATGTCAAGGATGATAAAGGATCTTGGCGGGTCGCCTGTTACGGTAATGTGGACAGACCTTTATACCAGTCTCCAGAAGGGTGTTATAGACGGCACTGCCAACGGCATCCACGGAAGCATAGAAAACGGGCTTCTGGATGTCTGCTCTGATGTGACATATTTTTTTGGCGCCGCCGCATGGAACGGCTACACCATCAACCTGAATCTCTGGAACAGCATGCCCCCTGATGTCCAAAAGATCCTTATTGAGGAGACCGAAAAGGCGGTTGACTGGATGCATAATAAACTTCTTGAATATGAAAAAGAGGATATGCAGACATTTATAAAAGGCGGGAAAAAGATTCACATCATCTCAAAAGAGGAGCGCGACAGGTGGAGAGAAAGGCTTTTACCATACCAGAAACAGCAGATAGAGAGTATGGGAGAGTTCGGTAAAAGGGTAAAGGAGATTGCAGATGATGTTAACAGCAGGTATCCATACCAGGTAAAAACCATCAGCGTGGAGTAA
- a CDS encoding TRAP transporter small permease — protein sequence MSQGLLNKTDRALERLSNLFAALSGIMILFMAFTATYGVVRRYLFKSPEPYSYELSTIFLLWTFVLALAYLEKLDGHLRVDFFIVLLPEKIRLFLLNVAGPFFGLVFCSVLTWEGWRSAAYSLEIGETSMSVWAIPLFPVKIVIPFGYGLLCIVLLLKIIRGFINIDGRKM from the coding sequence ATGTCTCAGGGGCTGCTTAATAAGACAGACAGGGCACTTGAAAGGTTAAGCAATCTTTTTGCCGCACTGAGCGGCATAATGATCCTTTTTATGGCCTTTACGGCGACATACGGTGTTGTGAGAAGATATCTCTTTAAAAGCCCGGAACCATACTCCTATGAACTGAGCACCATATTCCTCTTATGGACCTTTGTGCTTGCGCTCGCCTATCTTGAAAAACTGGATGGTCACCTGAGGGTAGATTTTTTTATCGTGCTTCTCCCTGAAAAGATCAGGCTTTTCCTGCTCAATGTAGCAGGCCCCTTTTTCGGCCTTGTGTTCTGTTCTGTTTTGACCTGGGAGGGGTGGAGATCTGCCGCATACTCCCTTGAGATAGGAGAGACAAGCATGTCTGTATGGGCTATCCCCCTTTTTCCTGTAAAAATTGTTATTCCTTTTGGATATGGCCTGCTCTGTATCGTGCTGTTATTGAAGATCATAAGAGGTTTTATAAATATTGATGGGCGTAAGATGTAA
- a CDS encoding TRAP transporter large permease subunit translates to MDYNTASLLCAGLMLFLLLIGVPIAYALGFSSIVVGYFAFGSFALQKAGWTTFQLLYNLTWTPLPLFTLMSFLIAETRMGEHLFRAARNWMSRLPGGLFVAAIMGEAGMAAALGASGPTIIAVGNVAVPEFKRYSYSKAIGLGALTSGGVLGPLIPPSATMIIYAILANVPLGHLFIAGVMPGLLLAAMLSIVPVIMCARNPLLGRAAGRVSWEERFSSLRLIWPVVLVMFGILGSIYFGIATPTEAGGVGCFIVLVVAILFFDLRLKGLYRAIVQTAVLNSTIMIILVGSSFFTYVFGSSSVAQNLSLVIASLNMPPMAVIVAIMFLLLVLGCFIDGITIMMLTIPIFVPIITELGFDPVWFGILFVINMEIALITPPMGINFFLVRNNFDISSMELLKGVFPFLIMLVIFLAITVIFPQISLWLPGLMRGN, encoded by the coding sequence TTGGATTACAACACCGCATCCCTTTTATGTGCAGGATTAATGCTTTTCCTGCTGCTGATAGGCGTGCCCATAGCATATGCACTGGGATTCAGCTCAATAGTGGTCGGCTATTTTGCCTTTGGAAGCTTTGCCCTCCAGAAGGCGGGCTGGACAACATTTCAGTTACTCTATAATCTTACCTGGACCCCGCTTCCCCTTTTTACACTTATGTCATTTCTGATTGCAGAGACCAGGATGGGTGAACACCTGTTCAGGGCAGCAAGAAACTGGATGTCAAGGCTGCCGGGCGGTCTTTTTGTTGCCGCCATTATGGGCGAGGCGGGCATGGCTGCGGCCCTTGGGGCAAGCGGGCCTACCATAATCGCTGTTGGCAATGTGGCAGTGCCTGAATTCAAAAGATACTCATACAGCAAGGCCATTGGCCTTGGGGCATTAACAAGCGGGGGAGTGCTTGGGCCGCTTATCCCGCCAAGCGCAACAATGATTATCTATGCCATACTTGCCAATGTGCCCCTTGGTCACCTCTTTATTGCAGGTGTTATGCCGGGGCTCCTTCTGGCAGCCATGCTCTCAATCGTGCCGGTTATCATGTGCGCCAGAAACCCGCTTCTTGGAAGGGCCGCAGGAAGGGTAAGCTGGGAAGAGAGATTCTCATCGCTCAGGCTTATATGGCCTGTTGTGCTTGTGATGTTCGGTATCCTGGGCTCTATCTATTTCGGGATTGCAACACCAACCGAGGCAGGGGGCGTGGGCTGCTTTATTGTGCTTGTTGTGGCGATCCTCTTTTTTGATCTGAGGTTAAAGGGGCTATACAGGGCAATAGTTCAGACCGCTGTACTTAACTCAACCATAATGATCATACTTGTGGGCTCATCCTTTTTCACATATGTGTTTGGCAGCTCATCAGTAGCACAGAACCTCTCTCTGGTTATTGCCTCTTTAAACATGCCGCCAATGGCGGTTATTGTGGCCATAATGTTTTTACTCCTGGTTCTGGGATGTTTCATAGACGGGATTACCATCATGATGCTTACTATCCCTATCTTTGTACCGATAATAACTGAACTCGGGTTTGACCCGGTATGGTTCGGCATACTGTTTGTAATTAACATGGAGATAGCCCTTATAACCCCGCCAATGGGGATCAACTTTTTTCTTGTGAGAAACAATTTTGATATTTCAAGCATGGAACTCTTAAAAGGGGTGTTTCCATTTTTGATTATGCTTGTAATTTTTCTGGCAATAACAGTAATATTCCCCCAGATCAGTTTATGGCTTCCGGGGTTGATGAGAGGGAATTGA
- a CDS encoding EthD family reductase, with amino-acid sequence MIRATVFYPSGEGRFDMEYYLNSHIPFAERLLKPYGLIRAEVDKGISGGGPGEAAPFATIACMVFDNMEEMTKGMIAHDVDLSADLKNFTDIKPFFQISEILR; translated from the coding sequence ATGATCAGGGCTACTGTATTTTATCCATCTGGTGAGGGCAGGTTTGATATGGAGTATTATCTCAATTCACACATCCCCTTTGCGGAAAGACTCTTGAAGCCCTACGGGCTTATACGTGCGGAGGTGGACAAAGGCATTTCAGGCGGGGGCCCGGGTGAGGCTGCCCCATTTGCAACTATTGCCTGCATGGTATTTGATAATATGGAGGAGATGACAAAGGGAATGATTGCCCATGACGTTGACCTGTCAGCCGATTTGAAAAACTTCACAGATATAAAGCCCTTTTTCCAGATAAGCGAAATTTTAAGATAA
- a CDS encoding Lrp/AsnC family transcriptional regulator → MLLDEIDLALIKELEKDARISSDALAKSLDISSTTIRRRTRRLIQEDVIKIVAIPDLKKLGYSFIVGIQMELDQKKIENVTKELIKHPNVRSVWTVTGRYNLTSMAVFKSTEEFSEFMRSVVGELDGLKSVETNIYLELIGSQSQVKS, encoded by the coding sequence ATGTTACTGGATGAGATAGATCTGGCATTGATCAAGGAGTTGGAAAAGGATGCAAGGATTAGCAGTGACGCTTTGGCAAAGAGTCTTGATATCAGCTCCACAACAATAAGGAGAAGGACAAGGAGGTTAATTCAGGAGGATGTAATCAAGATCGTTGCCATCCCTGACCTGAAAAAACTCGGCTACTCCTTTATTGTAGGTATACAGATGGAGCTGGATCAGAAAAAGATCGAGAATGTTACCAAGGAGCTTATTAAGCATCCCAATGTAAGGAGTGTCTGGACTGTCACTGGCAGATACAATCTTACATCTATGGCGGTTTTTAAATCCACAGAGGAGTTTTCAGAGTTTATGCGCTCGGTAGTGGGCGAACTCGATGGCCTGAAATCCGTTGAAACAAACATTTACCTTGAACTGATTGGCTCACAGTCACAGGTGAAATCATAG
- a CDS encoding aldehyde ferredoxin oxidoreductase family protein yields the protein MYRGGYTGRILRINLTDQSIKTEPLPENLARSYIGGAGFGIKLLFDELKKGILPLSPENRLIFAPGPLTGTSVPCASRMAITSKSPLTGAVGISLTGGYFPVELKFAGYDVMIIEGKSEKPVYISIKDDSVKIKSAEKVWGMKTTDTQQIIKNELNDQNTRIACIGPAGENQSRLASIINELRAAGRKGLGAVMGSKNLKAIAVRGTGSVSIASNERLKTARDFMAKEMKNSPVLYPQFAKLGTPMVVDALSELGIFPGKNYGETGVFVPVDEIGVKTQLTRNMGKEHCYGCPVGCSQLKLAKTGEYSGIMSEGPEFETMYSFGSTTGVDNIDAIIAADRISDELGIDTISAGVTIAFAMELYEKGIINSSDTGGIELKFGNHRAMVDMLRLMAYREGFGDILSDGSKAAAERIGKGSERYAMHVKGLELPGYDVRGAKAHGLNYATAYTGADHNRGYAFQEIFGIPIPEPVDRFSIKGKGALTKWNQDVRSATCDAPTMCAFLLDMAVPAVATQNTANILEAVTGLNFTPDEIEKVGERMNNLARLFNAREGFGRKDDNLPERILTEPIKDGNSKGSFISREELDTMLDEYYAARGWDREGMPTKAKLEELGL from the coding sequence ATGTACAGGGGGGGATATACAGGCAGGATACTCAGAATCAACCTTACAGATCAATCCATAAAAACAGAACCTTTACCCGAAAATCTTGCAAGGAGCTATATAGGAGGCGCAGGTTTTGGCATTAAACTCCTTTTTGATGAGTTGAAAAAGGGAATCCTCCCTCTCTCCCCTGAAAATAGACTCATATTCGCACCCGGACCGCTTACCGGTACCTCTGTCCCGTGCGCGAGCCGTATGGCGATTACGAGTAAATCACCCCTTACAGGTGCGGTGGGGATCTCTCTTACTGGCGGATATTTTCCTGTGGAGCTCAAGTTTGCAGGATATGATGTCATGATCATAGAAGGCAAATCTGAAAAGCCGGTCTACATTTCTATAAAAGATGACAGCGTAAAAATAAAGAGTGCTGAAAAGGTCTGGGGCATGAAGACCACAGATACCCAGCAGATTATAAAAAACGAACTGAATGATCAGAATACAAGGATAGCCTGTATAGGGCCAGCTGGTGAAAACCAGAGCAGGCTTGCATCCATTATAAATGAACTAAGGGCAGCCGGAAGAAAGGGGCTGGGCGCGGTTATGGGCTCAAAAAATCTCAAGGCAATAGCGGTAAGGGGCACTGGCTCTGTAAGTATTGCATCAAATGAAAGGCTTAAGACCGCCCGTGACTTCATGGCAAAGGAGATGAAGAACAGCCCTGTGCTCTACCCTCAGTTTGCTAAACTCGGTACACCCATGGTGGTGGATGCCTTGAGTGAACTTGGCATATTCCCGGGCAAAAACTATGGGGAGACAGGCGTCTTTGTGCCGGTTGATGAGATAGGGGTAAAGACGCAGCTCACCAGAAATATGGGGAAGGAGCACTGTTATGGTTGCCCGGTAGGGTGCAGCCAGTTAAAGCTTGCAAAGACAGGAGAGTATTCGGGTATTATGTCAGAGGGGCCTGAGTTTGAGACCATGTACTCATTTGGCAGTACAACGGGTGTGGACAATATAGATGCCATTATCGCCGCAGACAGGATATCAGATGAACTGGGCATAGATACTATTTCTGCCGGGGTAACCATAGCCTTTGCAATGGAGCTTTATGAAAAGGGGATAATCAATTCCTCAGATACAGGCGGGATAGAGCTCAAATTCGGAAACCACAGGGCAATGGTGGATATGCTGAGACTAATGGCCTACAGGGAGGGTTTTGGTGATATCCTCTCTGATGGCTCAAAGGCAGCAGCAGAACGTATCGGGAAGGGGTCCGAAAGGTATGCCATGCATGTTAAGGGGCTTGAACTGCCCGGTTATGATGTTAGGGGTGCAAAGGCGCACGGGCTTAACTATGCCACCGCATACACAGGGGCAGACCATAATAGGGGCTATGCATTTCAGGAGATATTTGGCATACCGATCCCTGAACCTGTGGACAGGTTTTCAATTAAGGGGAAGGGGGCGCTCACAAAATGGAATCAGGATGTGCGATCCGCCACCTGTGATGCCCCTACCATGTGCGCATTTCTTCTGGATATGGCTGTTCCAGCGGTTGCTACACAGAATACTGCTAACATTTTAGAGGCGGTTACCGGTTTAAATTTTACCCCGGATGAGATAGAAAAGGTTGGAGAGAGGATGAATAACCTTGCAAGGCTCTTTAATGCAAGGGAGGGTTTTGGCCGTAAGGATGACAATCTCCCTGAAAGGATACTTACAGAACCTATAAAGGATGGCAACTCAAAGGGCAGCTTTATAAGCCGGGAAGAGCTTGATACAATGCTGGATGAGTATTATGCAGCAAGGGGATGGGACAGGGAGGGCATGCCGACAAAGGCCAAGCTTGAGGAATTGGGGTTATGA
- a CDS encoding lactate utilization protein produces the protein MEKPAEFYWANRLEEVKSALIKNNFDAFVAKDAAKAKEIVELEIIPDIKPKSISWGGSMTFLASGIYDALKNSRDYEILDTYDRKRFTQEEVAERRRQALLTDLFITGTNAITEAGHLINLDMIGNRVGAITYGPKNVIILAGRNKIVADLEDAMYRIKNYAAPINAMRLDMKTPCVKSARCADCKSPARICNSWTITEKSFPKGRIKVVLINQEMGI, from the coding sequence ATGGAAAAACCGGCTGAATTTTACTGGGCAAACCGGCTTGAAGAGGTAAAAAGCGCATTAATAAAAAACAACTTTGATGCCTTTGTTGCAAAGGACGCCGCAAAGGCAAAAGAGATTGTGGAGCTGGAAATTATCCCTGATATAAAACCTAAAAGCATCTCATGGGGTGGATCCATGACCTTCCTTGCATCGGGCATTTATGATGCCCTTAAAAACAGCAGGGATTATGAGATACTTGATACATATGACAGAAAGAGATTTACTCAGGAAGAGGTGGCTGAAAGGCGCAGGCAGGCATTGCTAACAGACCTTTTTATTACAGGCACTAATGCAATTACAGAGGCAGGGCACCTGATCAACCTGGACATGATCGGTAACAGGGTTGGGGCAATAACCTACGGGCCAAAGAATGTGATAATACTGGCCGGGAGAAACAAGATAGTGGCGGATTTAGAGGATGCCATGTACAGGATAAAAAACTATGCAGCCCCCATAAATGCCATGAGGCTTGATATGAAGACGCCGTGCGTAAAGTCAGCCCGATGCGCTGACTGTAAAAGCCCTGCAAGGATATGCAACTCATGGACGATTACTGAAAAATCATTTCCAAAGGGGAGGATAAAGGTGGTGCTGATAAATCAGGAAATGGGGATATAA